In Oryza brachyantha chromosome 2, ObraRS2, whole genome shotgun sequence, a single window of DNA contains:
- the LOC102715648 gene encoding pollen-specific leucine-rich repeat extensin-like protein 1, whose translation MADSGDSSPHSAAATDDAHHEGSEAAAAAAAAGMAAAAAAAPPVPVPPAKVRLMVSYGGRIQPRPHDHQLSYVNGETKILSLERPLRFADFAARLAGLAGSPGDFCVKYQLPGEDLDALVSVTNDEDLEHLVLEYDRLHLLRPAPGSGGGSSRGGSTPRLRVFLFPVQSPTPPPPPQPSGLLEPKQEQRHWFVDALNSVHPPPPPSPPQPKQESVSVQSPPPTVVSVPTPHQPVLPAPTGPDYLFGLDNGFVPPPAVKVKDPAGDPPTVKDNVPVEMPPKNDDRHTTNPVSDHVVVSPAVSPGEFQRQIHGLEKLQVTDTAAQQPPPPAPATAAPPPAALPRNGSDDSLTRAYPPATVTPTPTATPEYYLPKYQEKPTAPPPSSAPPATAFLPVPGRYTSVAPASGADHGPVFFIPAPPHGYFTTAAGHGANSFPAVYAVAPHNGNANANGNGPSSAASNAQAYAQQMAYDSNGRAIYYTSVLPQYASAVNGVPAPATVLGTDPAKPVAVKPTVS comes from the coding sequence atggccgactCCGGCGACTCGTCCCCGCACTCCGCCGCGGCTACGGACGACGCGCACCACGAGGgctcggaggcggcggccgcggccgctgcggcggggatggcggcggcggcggcggctgctccgccggtgccggtgccgccgGCGAAGGTGCGGCTGATGGTGAGCTACGGGGGACGCATCCAGCCGCGGCCGCACGACCACCAGCTGTCGTACGTCAACGGGGAGACGAAGATCCTGTCGCTCGAGAGGCCGCTCCGCTTCGCCGACTTCGCCGCCCGCCTCGCGGGGCTCGCGGGCTCCCCGGGGGACTTCTGCGTCAAGTACCAGCTCCCCGGCGAGGACCTCGACGCGCTCGTCTCCGTCACCAACGACGAGGATCTGGAGCACCTCGTCCTCGAGTACGACCGCCTCCACCTGCTCCGCCCCGCGCCGGGATCTGGCGGCGGCTCCTCCCGCGGCGGTTCCACGCCGAGGCTGAGGGTTTTCCTCTTCCCCGTCCAGtcgccgacgccaccgccgccgccgcagccgtccGGCCTCCTCGAGCCGAAGCAGGAGCAACGTCACTGGTTCGTCGACGCGCTCAACTCCGTccatcctccgccgccaccgtcgccaccgcAGCCGAAGCAGGAGTCGGTGTCCGTGCAGTCGCCACCTCCAACTGTTGTGTCGGTGCCGACGCCTCACCAGCCGGTGTTGCCAGCGCCGACGGGCCCCGACTACCTGTTCGGCCTCGACAACGGCTTCGTGCCACCGCCGGCGGTGAAGGTGAAGGACCCCGCCGGTGACCCGCCGACGGTGAAGGACAACGTCCCCGTCGAGATGCCCCCCAAAAACGACGACCGCCACACCACCAACCCCGTAAGCGACCACGTCGTTGTCTCCCCTGCCGTTTCACCCGGCGAGTTCCAGCGTCAGATCCATGGCCTCGAGAAGCTACAGGTTACCGACACTGCAGCACagcagccaccaccacctgctcCTGCAacggccgctccgccgccggctgccctACCGAGAAATGGCAGCGACGACTCCCTCACCCGCGCCTACCCTCCCGCCACCGTCACCCCAACGCCGACAGCCACACCGGAGTACTACTTGCCCAAGTACCAGGAGAAGCCCACTGCCCCGCCTCCGTCATCCGCTCCTCCAGCGACGGCCTTCCTGCCGGTGCCGGGCAGGTATACATCTGTTGCCCCTGCCTCTGGCGCTGACCATGGCCCTGTCTTCTTcatccccgcgccgccgcatgGTTACTTCACCACCGCCGCAGGCCACGGCGCCAACTCCTTCCCCGCCGTCTACGCCGTCGCACCGCACAATGGCAATGCCAACGCAAACGGCAACGGCCCTTCCTCCGCCGCGTCAAATGCCCAGGCCTACGCGCAGCAAATGGCGTATGACAGCAATGGCCGCGCCATCTACTACACCAGCGTCCTCCCCCAGTACGCTTCCGCTGTCAATGGCgtaccggcgccggcgacagTACTCGGCACTGACCCCGCCAAGCCAGTGGCGGTGAAACCAACAGTTTCCTGA